GATAATTCGGTAAGGTCGTGACAGCAGCTCGCGCAAGTCGTCGTCCGGATACTCAGGCACCCTGCGGCCGCTGTGCGGAACGGTCTCAAGTTGAACAACACGGGCAACCAGGCGCCTGATCAGCGCATCGGCATCTCGGGGGGCGTTCTCGGCTACATGCTCTTGGATGGCGGCAAGCTGAGCCTGCGCCTCGGCCGACCAGATGACG
This DNA window, taken from Pseudomonadota bacterium, encodes the following:
- a CDS encoding type II toxin-antitoxin system RelE/ParE family toxin — its product is MTVIWSAEAQAQLAAIQEHVAENAPRDADALIRRLVARVVQLETVPHSGRRVPEYPDDDLRELLSRPYRIIYRQRDEHVEVVTVMHYRQQLPANPRDLS